From the genome of Gemmatimonadota bacterium:
ATCATCACCGCAGCGATGTTCAGCAAGGCCAGTTGCAGTCCCAGGCCGAGTGCCAGCATCTTCGGGGGCGGTTCATCCGGTTGAAACCGCAAGCCCGAACGGATGACGGGTCCACCAGAACTCATAGGGACGATTCTCCCGGTTGCCGCCTGTGATTTTTCTATACGATTTCTAAAAAGTTCATTTGATTTAGTAACGGCAGAATGTTATACTAAGCAAGCAATCCAAATAACAGGTTGATTTACCCCCAATTGGAAAGGAATACATCCATGGCTACGACCGCTGATCGTATCAGGAAGCTCATCGAAGACAACCTGGAAGTCGACGGGCAGCCCATCGCACTGCCGGATGATCTCAACATCAGCCTTTCAGAGGCCGGAGTTTCCTCCGTGGACATTCTTGCGTTCGCCAAGATTGTCGCCGAGGAATTCAACATGGAATTCTCGCCTCAGGATTGTGTAGACGTCAAGACGGTGCAGGAACTCGTCAGCCGCCTGGACGCTGCTGCCTGAGCATTCCATACGACTGTCGTGTGTTTCGACGGTCGCGCGAAATACAAGCCCGCCTGTGAGAGCGTTCGAGTTTTTGCAGGCGGGTTTCGTACGTTTGGCGCACCCGGCCGGACCGTTGGCACAGTTCGGCCGGGCCGTTAGCGCCTAGCGGATCCAGAAGCTCCTGCGCTGGAACGGATAGCCGGGCAGGGCGCGTCTTCGACGGGATTCACCCGCGAACAGTCCGCCCGGTGATACCGGCAATCCGATATCGTAGGCCGTCTTCACGGCTTGCAGGAATCCGTCTCCTTCCTCTCCGTCGATTTCATCTGCAGTATGAGCAAGGCTGCCGAACAGGGTGGGCGCCGCGGCGGCTTGGTCCGACGGCTTCTCCGGCCATGCTTCGGCTATGCCCGCCGCAAACTTCGATACCGAGCCAATTTCAATCAGCGTATCCACTGCCAGGTCGGCCAGGCTACGCGCGGGAGCGCGCGATCCCTCGCCCTGGCCCGATCCTTCGCCCAGACTCGAACCCTCGTCCTCGAGCGTCCCCTGGAGCCAGCGGTCCAGGTCCGCCATCTCCGCCGCCCCCACCCTGTTACCCGTGGCTCC
Proteins encoded in this window:
- a CDS encoding acyl carrier protein; this encodes MATTADRIRKLIEDNLEVDGQPIALPDDLNISLSEAGVSSVDILAFAKIVAEEFNMEFSPQDCVDVKTVQELVSRLDAAA